A region from the Brassica napus cultivar Da-Ae chromosome C8, Da-Ae, whole genome shotgun sequence genome encodes:
- the LOC125575028 gene encoding chitinase-like protein 1 — MVTIRSASVFIVVLLAVSTLALVANGEDKTIKVKKVKGKKVCTQGWECVWWSEYCCNQTISDYFQVYQFEQLFAKRNTPVAHAVGFWDYQSFITAASLYEPLGFGTTGGKLMGQKEMAAFLGHVASKTSCGYGVATGGPLAWGLCYNREMSPSQSYCDESWKFKYPCSPGAEYYGRGALPIYWNFNYGAAGEALKADLLNHPEYIEQNATLAFQAAIWRWMTPIKKAQPSAHDIFVGNWKPTKNDTLSKRGPSFGTTMNVLYGEYTCGQGDIEPMNNIVSHYLYFLDLLGIGREDAGPNEELSCAEQKAFNPSTAPSSSSS; from the exons ATGGTGACGATCCGTAGCGCGTCAGTCTTTATCGTAGTCCTTCTGGCTGTATCAACCCTGGCTTTGGTTGCAAACGGGGAAGACAAAACGATCAAAGTCAAGAAAGTGAAGGGAAAGAAGGTGTGCACCCAAGGATGGGAATGCGTCTGGTGGTCTGAGTACTGCTGTAACCAGACGATCTCGGATTACTTTCAGGTGTATCAGTTTGAGCAGCTCtttgccaaaagaaacactcCTGTGGCTCATGCTGTTGGTTTCTGGGACTACCAGTCTTTCATTACCGCGGCTTCTCTCTACGAGCCTCTTGGGTTTGGCACTACTGGTGGAAAGCTCATGGGACAGAAAGAAATGGCTGCGTTTCTCGGTCATGTCGCCAGCAAAACGTCCT GTGGCTACGGAGTGGCAACAGGAGGGCCTTTAGCTTGGGGTCTGTGCTACAACAGGGAGATGAGCCCAAGCCAATCTTACTGTGACGAGTCCTGGAAGTTCAAGTACCCTTGCAGCCCTGGAGCTGAGTACTACGGACGTGGTGCCTTACCCATTTACTG GAACTTCAACTACGGTGCAGCTGGTGAAGCACTAAAGGCCGATCTCTTGAACCACCCCGAGTACATCGAGCAGAACGCGACGCTTGCCTTCCAAGCAGCAATCTGGAGGTGGATGACACCGATCAAGAAAGCTCAGCCTTCAGCTCACGACATCTTTGTTGGAAACTGGAAACCGACAAAGAACGATACTTTGTCCAAACGTGGACCGAGTTTTGGTACCACCATGAACGTCTTGTATGGAGAGTACACGTGCGGTCAAGGTGACATTGAGCCGATGAACAACATTGTCTCGCACTACTTGTACTTCCTTGATCTTTTGGGTATTGGAAGAGAAGACGCTGGGCCTAACGAGGAGCTCAGCTGCGCTGAGCAGAAGGCATTTAACCCTTCAACTGcaccttcctcctcctcctcgtaA
- the LOC125591405 gene encoding INO80 complex subunit D-like isoform X1, whose amino-acid sequence MASTSKQNPSSSKPPRHPFTIATSIPTKASVSEESQFRNPSTSLSPITMSPEDQILGASTHLTRPELLRRRSHNLKQLSKCYRDHYWALMEDLKAQHREYYWKYGVSPFKEGNHHRQNKRRKVDDGDEVGAVEGSGDNNDNNSNNGGVNCVACGNGCKSKAMPLTNYCQLHILSDKKQKLYTSCTFVSKKLVHNKAQSKAITCPKPTLASTLPALCNAHFQKAQKDVAKALKDAGYNASSTNRPPPKLHDIVAAFVHHIQAKRKVVRRDGNLKSFVKEESTS is encoded by the exons ATGGCTTCTACTTCGAAGCAAAATCCATCTTCTTCAAAACCCCCAAGGCACCCGTTCACCATCGCCACCTCAATCCCCACGAAAGCTTCTGTATCAGAAGAATCCCAATTTCGAAACCCTAGCACAAGCCTCTCACCGATTACGATGTCACCGGAGGATCAAATCCTCGGAGCCTCCACCCACCTGACACGACCTGAGCTTCTCCGACGCCGATCGCACAACCTGAAACAGCTCTCTAAATGCTACAGAGACCATTACTGGGCCCTGATGGAGGATCTCAAGGCCCAACACAGAGAGTATTACTGGAAGTACGGTGTTAGTCCTTTCAAAGAGGGGAATCATCATCGCCAAAACAAGAGACGTAAGGTTGATGATGGGGATGAAGTTGGTGCCGTTGAAGGTAGCGGAGACAACAACGATAACAACAGCAACAATGGTGGCGTTAACTGTGTGGCTTGTGGTAATGGGTGCAAGTCAAAGGCTATGCCACTCACGAACTACTGTCAGCTTCATATCTTGTCGGATAAAAAACAGAAGCTTTACACTTCTTGCACTTTCGTCAGCAAGAAGTTAGTTCACAACAA AGCTCAGTCGAAAGCAATAACGTGTCCAAAGCCAACACTCGCATCGACCCTTCCTGCCTTGTGTAATGCGCATTTTCAGAAAGCGCAGAAGGATGTAGCTAAGGCTTTGAAAGATGCTGGCTATAATGCTTCTTCAACAAATAGGCCTCCACCGAAACTCCATGACATAGTAGCTGCGTTTGTGCATCATATTCAGGCAAAGAGAAAAGTTGTACGGAGAGATGGGAATCTAAAAAGCTTTGTCAAAGAAGAAAGTACAAGCTAA
- the LOC125591405 gene encoding INO80 complex subunit D-like isoform X2, producing MASTSKQNPSSSKPPRHPFTIATSIPTKASVSEESQFRNPSTSLSPITMSPEDQILGASTHLTRPELLRRRSHNLKQLSKCYRDHYWALMEDLKAQHREYYWKYGVSPFKEGNHHRQNKRRKVDDGDEVGAVEGSGDNNDNNSNNGGVNCVACGNGCKSKAMPLTNYCQLHILSDKKQKLYTSCTFVSKKAQSKAITCPKPTLASTLPALCNAHFQKAQKDVAKALKDAGYNASSTNRPPPKLHDIVAAFVHHIQAKRKVVRRDGNLKSFVKEESTS from the exons ATGGCTTCTACTTCGAAGCAAAATCCATCTTCTTCAAAACCCCCAAGGCACCCGTTCACCATCGCCACCTCAATCCCCACGAAAGCTTCTGTATCAGAAGAATCCCAATTTCGAAACCCTAGCACAAGCCTCTCACCGATTACGATGTCACCGGAGGATCAAATCCTCGGAGCCTCCACCCACCTGACACGACCTGAGCTTCTCCGACGCCGATCGCACAACCTGAAACAGCTCTCTAAATGCTACAGAGACCATTACTGGGCCCTGATGGAGGATCTCAAGGCCCAACACAGAGAGTATTACTGGAAGTACGGTGTTAGTCCTTTCAAAGAGGGGAATCATCATCGCCAAAACAAGAGACGTAAGGTTGATGATGGGGATGAAGTTGGTGCCGTTGAAGGTAGCGGAGACAACAACGATAACAACAGCAACAATGGTGGCGTTAACTGTGTGGCTTGTGGTAATGGGTGCAAGTCAAAGGCTATGCCACTCACGAACTACTGTCAGCTTCATATCTTGTCGGATAAAAAACAGAAGCTTTACACTTCTTGCACTTTCGTCAGCAAGAA AGCTCAGTCGAAAGCAATAACGTGTCCAAAGCCAACACTCGCATCGACCCTTCCTGCCTTGTGTAATGCGCATTTTCAGAAAGCGCAGAAGGATGTAGCTAAGGCTTTGAAAGATGCTGGCTATAATGCTTCTTCAACAAATAGGCCTCCACCGAAACTCCATGACATAGTAGCTGCGTTTGTGCATCATATTCAGGCAAAGAGAAAAGTTGTACGGAGAGATGGGAATCTAAAAAGCTTTGTCAAAGAAGAAAGTACAAGCTAA